The following are encoded together in the Kribbella voronezhensis genome:
- a CDS encoding FtsX-like permease family protein yields the protein MAKHWGTALRIARRTALRSPGRTALIAALIGLPVMTASWLGMISLSMSPKGEALATEQIGRADAQVVVTPHRAVKLDNQQDIDGSYLYSEDPAADDQRDPNTVDVSKLLPAGTTIAVRTASVTTATIATTGSASANYPVAVVDSTGGLSAGTYRLDSGRLPEATNEIALSPQLAKHLGLLTDGKLEPDAEVSTHDGPSYQVVGIATTPSATRSLSIWAPPGSPLSRVGADAELRYVADLPDGTNLQALQEKLLSQGVVVTPRAAIVHPGPSNVSYGGGGSAATMLVIGFGVLEIVLLAGTAFAVSARRQTRTLGLVIAAGGTPADVRRIVLAQGVVIGLAGAGGGIAVAVVAMVAGKPLWELLLARLISDIQFPVGRLVVVGVIGAVAGVLAAVVPAHSAAKQSPMAALAGRFASAGTGVRLRRPALFLVAGGVASVVIGTSWMATVYAKHQKEAAGDPGAYQGGITPEQPIALILLGITCVIAGLVWVLPNLIARAATIGRALPLSGRLALRDAARHRHRTGPAAAAIMMSVAGTAAMAFALANSFAASAQDYVPTGRDGDAVIRFNGDNTGTGDTGTVIWTAALERNVADALPTKSINRLGPVSPIGAKPERQGPQGQFVYTEPLVAFPLGLSGQDADMAASPLLAVDPDFIASLGGNGAQVAADLRAGKIVVETQGFAGDQARLGRWTDKPSAKDKKIAVSTRKPSHELAAFSRQALVGTETARTLGTINVQQAHLALTREPTEAELRTARNFLGAESALKIEKGYQSPADEALVILLSVAAVVTLLGVAIAVSLSAAEGRADLATLAAVGAKPRQRRNLAAAQAWLIGELGCLLGVFVGALYGYTARVAFGSPYFAIPWRELGGMVVLIPLCAALLAWLLTRSRLPMVSRID from the coding sequence ATGGCGAAGCACTGGGGCACGGCCCTGCGCATAGCCCGCCGTACTGCGCTCCGCTCGCCAGGCCGCACCGCCTTGATCGCCGCCCTGATCGGGCTGCCGGTGATGACCGCCAGTTGGCTCGGGATGATCTCGCTCAGCATGTCCCCGAAGGGCGAGGCACTGGCGACGGAACAGATCGGCAGAGCCGACGCGCAGGTCGTCGTCACGCCGCACCGAGCGGTCAAGCTGGACAACCAGCAGGACATCGACGGCAGCTACCTCTACAGCGAGGATCCCGCGGCCGATGATCAGCGCGATCCCAACACCGTCGACGTCTCGAAGCTGCTTCCCGCCGGTACGACGATCGCGGTCCGGACCGCTTCGGTCACCACGGCCACCATCGCGACGACCGGCTCGGCATCGGCCAACTACCCGGTCGCCGTGGTGGACTCCACCGGCGGCCTGTCGGCGGGAACCTACCGGCTCGACAGCGGTCGGTTGCCAGAAGCAACCAATGAAATTGCCCTGAGCCCGCAACTCGCCAAGCACCTCGGACTGCTCACCGACGGGAAGCTCGAGCCGGACGCCGAAGTCTCGACCCATGACGGTCCGAGCTACCAGGTGGTGGGAATCGCGACGACGCCGAGCGCCACCAGGAGCCTGTCGATCTGGGCGCCACCGGGTTCGCCCTTGAGCCGGGTCGGCGCGGACGCCGAACTGCGCTACGTGGCAGACCTGCCGGACGGCACGAATCTTCAAGCCCTGCAGGAAAAACTGCTCAGCCAGGGCGTAGTCGTCACGCCGCGGGCGGCCATCGTCCACCCGGGCCCCAGCAACGTCTCGTACGGCGGTGGCGGAAGCGCCGCCACGATGCTGGTGATCGGCTTCGGCGTCCTGGAGATCGTCCTGCTCGCCGGTACCGCGTTCGCGGTCAGCGCTCGACGCCAGACGCGGACACTCGGTCTGGTCATCGCGGCCGGCGGCACTCCTGCCGACGTACGGCGGATCGTGCTCGCCCAAGGCGTCGTCATCGGTCTCGCCGGGGCCGGTGGCGGAATCGCGGTCGCGGTGGTGGCGATGGTCGCCGGGAAGCCGCTCTGGGAACTGCTGTTAGCACGACTGATCAGCGACATCCAGTTCCCGGTCGGCCGACTCGTGGTGGTCGGCGTGATCGGCGCCGTCGCCGGGGTGCTCGCCGCCGTAGTACCGGCTCATTCGGCTGCCAAGCAGTCGCCGATGGCGGCGCTGGCCGGACGATTCGCGTCCGCGGGGACCGGAGTACGACTGCGGCGGCCCGCGTTGTTCCTGGTCGCGGGCGGCGTCGCCTCCGTGGTCATCGGTACCAGTTGGATGGCGACGGTCTACGCGAAGCATCAGAAGGAAGCGGCCGGTGATCCAGGCGCCTACCAAGGCGGAATCACGCCGGAGCAGCCGATCGCCCTGATCTTGCTCGGGATCACCTGTGTGATCGCCGGCCTGGTCTGGGTGCTGCCGAACCTGATCGCGCGGGCCGCGACCATCGGCCGTGCGCTGCCGCTGAGCGGGCGGCTCGCGCTCCGCGACGCTGCGCGGCACCGGCATCGCACCGGGCCGGCCGCGGCCGCGATCATGATGTCGGTGGCCGGTACGGCGGCGATGGCCTTCGCGCTGGCGAACTCCTTCGCCGCGTCGGCCCAGGACTACGTACCGACCGGGCGCGACGGCGACGCCGTCATCCGGTTCAACGGCGACAACACGGGCACCGGCGACACCGGGACCGTGATCTGGACCGCCGCGCTGGAGCGGAACGTCGCGGACGCCCTGCCGACCAAGAGCATCAACCGGCTCGGACCGGTGAGCCCCATTGGCGCAAAGCCGGAGCGTCAGGGCCCGCAGGGCCAGTTCGTCTACACGGAGCCGCTGGTGGCGTTTCCCCTCGGCCTCTCCGGCCAGGACGCTGACATGGCGGCTTCGCCGCTCCTGGCGGTCGATCCGGACTTCATCGCAAGCCTCGGCGGCAACGGAGCCCAGGTGGCCGCAGACCTTCGCGCCGGGAAGATCGTCGTCGAGACGCAGGGATTCGCAGGCGATCAGGCCCGACTGGGCAGGTGGACCGACAAGCCGTCCGCGAAGGACAAGAAGATCGCGGTCAGCACACGGAAGCCGTCGCACGAACTGGCCGCCTTCAGCCGGCAGGCGCTGGTCGGCACCGAAACGGCCAGAACGCTCGGCACGATCAACGTCCAGCAGGCCCATCTCGCACTCACCCGCGAGCCGACCGAGGCCGAACTCCGGACCGCGCGGAACTTCCTCGGCGCCGAGAGCGCCTTGAAGATCGAGAAGGGTTACCAGAGTCCGGCCGACGAGGCGCTGGTCATCCTGCTCTCGGTGGCCGCGGTGGTGACGCTGCTCGGCGTCGCGATCGCCGTCTCGCTGTCGGCCGCGGAGGGACGGGCCGATCTCGCGACCCTCGCGGCGGTCGGGGCCAAACCGCGCCAGCGCCGCAATCTCGCGGCCGCGCAAGCCTGGCTGATCGGCGAACTCGGCTGCCTGCTCGGGGTGTTCGTCGGTGCCCTCTACGGCTACACGGCGCGGGTCGCCTTCGGTTCGCCGTACTTCGCGATCCCCTGGCGCGAACTCGGCGGCATGGTGGTGCTGATCCCGTTGTGCGCGGCGTTGCTCGCCTGGCTGCTGACCCGCTCCCGGCTACCGATGGTCAGCCGCATCGACTGA
- a CDS encoding CGNR zinc finger domain-containing protein has protein sequence MHLNPYGADAVLLAVNLVTNPARTPNELAERCEESGVESRLVRTRSVTEADLAAVRIALDEWLAVVDAPDEETRVQLANEMLAKYTEHPRLTNHAGDGWHMHYRPDDVPVGRLVATLISTGTALHLAGRGITRLGRCSTDGCDNVYADLSRGGRQRYCSPACANRDAVRRHRSKH, from the coding sequence GTGCATCTCAACCCTTACGGCGCCGACGCGGTCCTGCTCGCCGTCAACCTGGTCACCAACCCGGCCCGTACGCCGAACGAGCTGGCCGAGCGCTGCGAGGAGAGCGGCGTCGAGAGTCGCCTGGTCCGTACCCGGTCGGTCACCGAGGCGGACCTGGCCGCAGTACGCATTGCGCTCGACGAGTGGCTTGCAGTAGTCGATGCGCCGGACGAGGAGACCAGGGTGCAGCTGGCCAACGAGATGCTGGCCAAGTACACCGAGCATCCGCGGCTGACGAACCACGCCGGCGACGGTTGGCACATGCACTACCGGCCGGACGACGTACCGGTCGGGCGACTCGTCGCCACACTCATCAGCACCGGCACGGCACTCCACTTGGCCGGTCGCGGAATCACCCGACTGGGCCGCTGCAGCACAGACGGCTGCGACAACGTGTACGCCGACCTGTCGCGTGGCGGGCGCCAGCGATACTGCAGCCCTGCCTGCGCCAACCGGGACGCCGTTCGCCGGCATCGCTCCAAGCACTAG